From Planctomycetia bacterium:
GTCACCGGGCAGGACATCGGGGGCGTGATCAAGAGTCGAGGAGAGATTGTTGTGGGCTCGGTGGATAGCCCGGGAGAACTTCGGCTGCTTCGAGGAGCGGACCTGAGTGGCGGCGGCACTCTGACTTTGACTAACGACGAAGCGTACGTGACCGGCGAGCTGCTGAATCATTACGACCACTTGATTCACGGCTTTGGTCAACTGGGGCGAGGTGAGCTGGGGATCCGCAATGCGGCCATAATTAGTGCCGACGTCGCAGGCAAGTCGCTCGTCGTCAAGCCGAGTCGCTCATATGAGCTGTACAACAGCGGCATTATGAATGCAACGAACGGCGGCGAACTGTGGCTTGACGGCACGGCCGGCGGCGCATTTCGAAATGGCACGGGTGTCATCATGGCAGAGAATGACTCGACCGTAATCATGCGGGATGCATATGTGGATAGCGGAATTCTGGCGGCGGTGGAAGGCGCTCGGATCATCGTGCAAGGTGAAAGCTCCATCCTTCAGGACGTCAACGTTCATGGGCTCGTCACGGTCCTAAATCACTCGGCGCTAGAAGTGCAGGGAACGGTTGGAAACCATCGGGAAATTCGAGTGGGCGCTGAGGGCGAGACGGCAAAGCTTCATTTTCCTGACGGTGCCGGGTTTACGGCAGGCGGAGTCATCCGTCTTGGCTCGGATGCGGCGACCGTGGACGGATCGAGTTTCGCACAGGCCGGCCACCGTGTGGAAGGTTACGGCCAATTCGGCATGAACCAGCTGGAGATCATTAATCAGGGAGGCGGCTTCTTTCACGCGAATGTCGCCGGTAAGTCCTTGATTCTCGATCCATCGGCGATTGGGCTCCAAAATCAGGCCGGCGGGATACTGAGGGCAAACGATGGGGGAGTGTTAGAACTTAGCGGAAACGGAGGTGGCGATTTTTTCAATCGCGGAGGCGTCGTGGTCGAATCCATTGTCCGTCTCACTCAGGGTGCACGGCTTGAGAACCAAATGTTCGGTACTGTGGTCGGGGATGGAACGCTAGACGCCGCTGATGGGATCTTTGTCAACTCGGGCGCGCTCCATCCGGGGAAGTTCGCCTCTGTTGGAACGCTGACTATCATCGGTGACGTAAATCAAGAGGCGACTGGCACTTTACACATGGAGATATCGAGTTCTCCATCCGTGGGAGAATATGATCGCCTGACGATTCGGGGAGGCGCATCGCTTGACGGTATACTCGATGTGGTGTTCGCGGCGGGGGTTTATCCCGAATACGGCGATGCGTTTACTTTATTAACGCACGAGGGAAGCGAAGGCGAGTTCGCTGCGCTGCGCTGGACCGGCACGATTCCGGCGGCGGGACTCCCCCCGTTACGCGTATTTTACGGTGAGTCCAGAACGACCCTAGCGATGATTCTCGACGGCGATGCGAACGCAGACGGCGTTGTGAATGTAGTCGATCTAAATCTGGTCCGAAATAACTTCGGCTCGTCGCACGAAGGAGTTGCCGGTGACACGAACTACGATGATGCTGTGGACATCGAGGATCTGAACCGTGTCCGAAACAATTTCGGTTCGGTGCAATCGAGCCCGGTTCCCGAACCGTCTGCCTTCGTCTTGGCGACGCTCGCTGTCCTGGTCTTTGGCTATGGAAAGACCAATTCGAGATCTGACGGCTAGCTCGTCGTGCGTGCGCTTTGAACGGTAGGACATTCGATTTCACTCGATGACCTCGCCGAGGGGCGGCAAGCTTCGTGGGCGGCTCTATGACAATCGTTTGCTTCGAACTAGACCAGACGCAACAACCAGTGCGGTTGCAATCATTGCGAGAGGAATTGTGGAGGGCTCCGGAACCCTGGCGATCCATGCTTCGGCATTCCCCTGCGGGTTAATTCCTTGCCCCACAACAAACCTACCGTCGGTTGAAACGTCGGCCGCATGTGTTAGTGTCCACCCAGAAAGGCTGTCCGCCAGCGACCAGCGGGTTTCCAAGAGTTCTTGGAGCGGCTGGATACCTTGTCGCTCTGTCCACAGAAACGCCGAAGTGTACAGTGCCCGGGGAAAACTTTGATCGCCAACAATTACAGAACCATCCACCTGAAACTGACCAAGCGACATTCTCATATCCCTCCGGGAGCTGACCTAAGTCCAAAAAGCCGGCTTCGTGCGTCCAGCGAATGGCCTTTAAGTACGTGCCAAATGCTCCGCTAAATGGGGCATAGCCAACCGCAGTTGTCCCGTCCGCGGATAAGTCCGTAGGCACGTTGCCGAATAGATCCGACGGCGGCGCGTCTCCAAGGCCAACTAGCCCCTGGTCGGGTGCCCAAATAGCCATCTGGAGTCCTTCACTTGAAGTCCCATAGCCTAATGCAACCGATCCATCTTGTGAAACGCCAACCGCCCCGCTGCCGAATTCGCCACCAGGCAAGTCTCCCATTAACACGATACCTTCTTCCTTGGTCCACCGAATTGCTTCGTACTTGAAGTCGCTGTTGAGCGCGTTTCCAACCACGGTATTGCCGTCGCCGGAAATGGTATAGGCGTAGCTGGCGGTATCGACTCCAGGTACGAATCCGATCCCTT
This genomic window contains:
- a CDS encoding PEP-CTERM sorting domain-containing protein, yielding MPSFVDNSSNSLSHNVARYALTLMVMFQAAGASAAKPFFTGLGMLRPDSINSGAVGVSADGSVVVGFASTTSSEQAFRWTLSEGMQGLGFFPGADSSYANKVSDNGTIVGAGISANGLQGFIWTPEYGFEGIGFVPGVDTASYAYTISGDGNTVVGNALNSDFKYEAIRWTKEEGIVLMGDLPGGEFGSGAVGVSQDGSVALGYGTSSEGLQMAIWAPDQGLVGLGDAPPSDLFGNVPTDLSADGTTAVGYAPFSGAFGTYLKAIRWTHEAGFLDLGQLPEGYENVAWSVSGGWFCNCWRSKFSPGTVHFGVSVDRATRYPAAPRTLGNPLVAGGQPFWVDTNTCGRRFNRR